The Oncorhynchus keta strain PuntledgeMale-10-30-2019 chromosome 17, Oket_V2, whole genome shotgun sequence genome has a window encoding:
- the LOC118371659 gene encoding Kruppel-like factor 18 isoform X43, protein MDLYCVWLIIFGLTLTSTLRILEWPPLNCTQLDLQCSVQINNCSDDGWIKPRHQAPNGPLWHSGSQQHVFVRRGESGDLLPVMSLSWSLQINGGVINGTSGTEVHVTEEDSNQSICVRYIFHNKIQNMMINWKPWTFSLDRVVVDPENNYSVSIYNLPKPDLGNYRLDKIFTIPGCKDPSIKAAKVCLENGSLWDPQLSWTVSVDGGERLIITVGFNTAEFSDEYQISIQNTQHSRHVMRVGICGQQHSQHVMRVGICGQQHSQHVMRVGICGQQHSQHVMRVGICGQQHSQHVMRVGICGQQHSQHVTRVGICGQQHSQHVTRVGICGQQHSQHVTRVGICGQQHSQHVTRVGICGQQHSQHVTRVGICGQQHSQHVTRVGICGQQHSQHVTRVGICGQQHSQHVTRVGICGQQHSQHVTRVGICGQQHSQHVTRVGICGQQHSQHVTRVGICGQQHSQHVTRVGICGQQHSQHVTRVGICGQQHSQHVTRVGICGQQHSQHVTRVGICGQQHSQHVTRVGICGQQHSQHVTRVGICGQQHSQHVTRVGICGQQHSMMKHR, encoded by the exons GATCTCCAATGCAGCGTTCAAATTA ATAACTGTTCAGACGACGGCTGGATTAAACCCAGACACCAGGCGCCTAACGGTCCTCTGTGGCACTCAGGTTCACAGCAGCATGTGTttgtgaggagaggggagagtggtgaTCTGCTACCCGTGATGTCTCTGAGCTGGAGCCTTCAGATCAATG GAGGTGTAATCAATGGGACCAGTGGGACCGAGGTGCACGTCACTGAAGAGGACAGCAATCAAAGCATATGTGTCCGATACATCTTCcataacaaaatacaaaacatgaTGATTAACTGGAAGCCG TGGACATTTTCCTTGGACAGAGTTGTGGTGGACCCCGAAAACAATTATTCTGTTTCGATCTACAATTTACCAAAACCAGACCTGGGGAATTACAGACTTGACAAAATCTTTACAATCCCAG GATGCAAGGATCCAAGCATAAAAGCAGCCAAGGTGTGTTTGGAAAACG GCAGTCTTTGGGATCCCCAGTTGTCCTGGACTGTGTcagtggatggaggagagagactgatcaTCACAGTGGGTTTTAATACAGCTGAGTTCTCTGACGAATACCAGATATCCATCCAGAACACTCAACACTCACggcatgtcatgagggtaggtaTCTGTGGTCAACAACACTCACagcatgtcatgagggtaggtaTCTGTGGTCAACAACACTCACagcatgtcatgagggtaggtaTCTGTGGTCAACAACACTCACagcatgtcatgagggtaggtaTCTGTGGTCAACAACACTCACagcatgtcatgagggtag GTATCTGTGGTCAACAACACTCACAGCATGTCACGAGGGTAGGTATCTGTGGTCAACAACACTCACAACATGTCACGAGGGTAGGTATCTGTGGTCAACAACACTCACAGCATGTCACGAGGGTAGGTATCTGTGGTCAACAACACTCACAGCATGTCACGAGGGTAGGTATCTGTGGTCAACAACACTCACAGCATGTCACGAGGGTAGGTATCTGTGGTCAACAACACTCACAACATGTCACGAGGGTAGGTATCTGTGGTCAACAACACTCACAGCATGTCACGAGGGTAGGTATCTGTGGTCAACAACACTCACAGCATGTCACGAGGGTAGGTATCTGTGGTCAACAACACTCACAACATGTCACGAGGGTAG GTATCTGTGGTCAACAACACTCACAACATGTCACGAGGGTAGGTATCTGTGGTCAACAACACTCACAACATGTCACGAGGGTAGGTATCTGTGGTCAACAACACTCACAACATGTCACGAGGGTAG GTATCTGTGGTCAACAACACTCACAGCATGTCACGAGGGTAGGTATCTGTGGTCAACAACACTCACAGCATGTCACGAGGGTAGGTATCTGTGGTCAACAACACTCACAGCATGTCACGAGGGTAGGTATCTGTGGTCAACAACACTCACAGCATGTCACGAGGGTAGGTATCTGTGGTCAACAACACTCACAACATGTCACGAGGGTAGGTATCTGTGGTCAACAACACTCACAGCATGTCACGAGGGTAGGTATCTGTGGTCAACAACACTCAATGATGAAACATCGGTAA
- the LOC118371659 gene encoding Kruppel-like factor 18 isoform X23, with the protein MDLYCVWLIIFGLTLTSTLRILEWPPLNCTQLDLQCSVQINNCSDDGWIKPRHQAPNGPLWHSGSQQHVFVRRGESGDLLPVMSLSWSLQINGGVINGTSGTEVHVTEEDSNQSICVRYIFHNKIQNMMINWKPWTFSLDRVVVDPENNYSVSIYNLPKPDLGNYRLDKIFTIPGCKDPSIKAAKVCLENGSLWDPQLSWTVSVDGGERLIITVGFNTAEFSDEYQISIQNTQHSRHVMRVGICGQQHSQHVMRVGICGQQHSQHVMRVGICGQQHSQHVMRVGICGQQHSQHVMRVGICGQQHSQHVTRVGICGQQHSQHVTRVGICGQQHSQHVTRVGICGQQHSQHVTRVGICGQQHSQHVTRVGICGQQHSQHVTRVGICGQQHSQHVTRVGICGQQHSQHVTRVGICGQQHSQHVTRVGICGQQHSQHVTRVGICGQQHSQHVTRVGICGQQHSQHVTRVGICGQQHSQHVTRVGICGQQHSQHVTRVGICGQQHSQHVTRVGICGQQHSQHVTRVGICGQQHSQHVTRVGICGQQHSQHVTRVGICGQQHSQHVTRVGICGQQHSQHVTRVGICGQQHSMMKHR; encoded by the exons GATCTCCAATGCAGCGTTCAAATTA ATAACTGTTCAGACGACGGCTGGATTAAACCCAGACACCAGGCGCCTAACGGTCCTCTGTGGCACTCAGGTTCACAGCAGCATGTGTttgtgaggagaggggagagtggtgaTCTGCTACCCGTGATGTCTCTGAGCTGGAGCCTTCAGATCAATG GAGGTGTAATCAATGGGACCAGTGGGACCGAGGTGCACGTCACTGAAGAGGACAGCAATCAAAGCATATGTGTCCGATACATCTTCcataacaaaatacaaaacatgaTGATTAACTGGAAGCCG TGGACATTTTCCTTGGACAGAGTTGTGGTGGACCCCGAAAACAATTATTCTGTTTCGATCTACAATTTACCAAAACCAGACCTGGGGAATTACAGACTTGACAAAATCTTTACAATCCCAG GATGCAAGGATCCAAGCATAAAAGCAGCCAAGGTGTGTTTGGAAAACG GCAGTCTTTGGGATCCCCAGTTGTCCTGGACTGTGTcagtggatggaggagagagactgatcaTCACAGTGGGTTTTAATACAGCTGAGTTCTCTGACGAATACCAGATATCCATCCAGAACACTCAACACTCACggcatgtcatgagggtaggtaTCTGTGGTCAACAACACTCACagcatgtcatgagggtaggtaTCTGTGGTCAACAACACTCACagcatgtcatgagggtaggtaTCTGTGGTCAACAACACTCACagcatgtcatgagggtaggtaTCTGTGGTCAACAACACTCACagcatgtcatgagggtag GTATCTGTGGTCAACAACACTCACAGCATGTCACGAGGGTAGGTATCTGTGGTCAACAACACTCACAACATGTCACGAGGGTAGGTATCTGTGGTCAACAACACTCACAGCATGTCACGAGGGTAGGTATCTGTGGTCAACAACACTCACAGCATGTCACGAGGGTAGGTATCTGTGGTCAACAACACTCACAGCATGTCACGAGGGTAGGTATCTGTGGTCAACAACACTCACAACATGTCACGAGGGTAGGTATCTGTGGTCAACAACACTCACAGCATGTCACGAGGGTAGGTATCTGTGGTCAACAACACTCACAGCATGTCACGAGGGTAGGTATCTGTGGTCAACAACACTCACAACATGTCACGAGGGTAGGTATCTGTGGTCAACAACACTCACAACATGTCACGAGGGTAGGTATCTGTGGTCAACAACACTCACAACATGTCACGAGGGTAGGTATCTGTGGTCAACAACACTCACAGCATGTCACGAGGGTAGGTATCTGTGGTCAACAACACTCACAGCATGTCACGAGGGTAGGTATCTGTGGTCAACAACACTCACAGCATGTCACGAGGGTAGGTATCTGTGGTCAACAACACTCACAGCATGTCACGAGGGTAGGTATCTGTGGTCAACAACACTCACAGCATGTCACGAGGGTAGGTATCTGTGGTCAACAACACTCACAGCATGTCACGAGGGTAG GTATCTGTGGTCAACAACACTCACAGCATGTCACGAGGGTAGGTATCTGTGGTCAACAACACTCACAGCATGTCACGAGGGTAG GTATCTGTGGTCAACAACACTCACAGCATGTCACGAGGGTAGGTATCTGTGGTCAACAACACTCAATGATGAAACATCGGTAA
- the LOC118371659 gene encoding Kruppel-like factor 18 isoform X15 — translation MDLYCVWLIIFGLTLTSTLRILEWPPLNCTQLDLQCSVQINNCSDDGWIKPRHQAPNGPLWHSGSQQHVFVRRGESGDLLPVMSLSWSLQINGGVINGTSGTEVHVTEEDSNQSICVRYIFHNKIQNMMINWKPWTFSLDRVVVDPENNYSVSIYNLPKPDLGNYRLDKIFTIPGCKDPSIKAAKVCLENGSLWDPQLSWTVSVDGGERLIITVGFNTAEFSDEYQISIQNTQHSRHVMRVGICGQQHSQHVMRVGICGQQHSQHVMRVGICGQQHSQHVMRVGICGQQHSQHVMRVGICGQQHSQHVTRVGICGQQHSQHVTRVGICGQQHSQHVTRVGICGQQHSQHVTRVGICGQQHSQHVTRVGICGQQHSQHVTRVGICGQQHSQHVTRVGICGQQHSQHVTRVGICGQQHSQHVTRVGICGQQHSQHVTRVGICGQQHSQHVTRVGICGQQHSQHVTRVGICGQQHSQHVTRVGICGQQHSQHVTRVGICGQQHSQHVTRVGICGQQHSQHVTRVGICGQQHSQHVTRVGICGQQHSQHVTRVGICGQQHSQHVTRVGICGQQHSQHVTRVGICGQQHSQHVTRVGICGQQHSMMKHR, via the exons GATCTCCAATGCAGCGTTCAAATTA ATAACTGTTCAGACGACGGCTGGATTAAACCCAGACACCAGGCGCCTAACGGTCCTCTGTGGCACTCAGGTTCACAGCAGCATGTGTttgtgaggagaggggagagtggtgaTCTGCTACCCGTGATGTCTCTGAGCTGGAGCCTTCAGATCAATG GAGGTGTAATCAATGGGACCAGTGGGACCGAGGTGCACGTCACTGAAGAGGACAGCAATCAAAGCATATGTGTCCGATACATCTTCcataacaaaatacaaaacatgaTGATTAACTGGAAGCCG TGGACATTTTCCTTGGACAGAGTTGTGGTGGACCCCGAAAACAATTATTCTGTTTCGATCTACAATTTACCAAAACCAGACCTGGGGAATTACAGACTTGACAAAATCTTTACAATCCCAG GATGCAAGGATCCAAGCATAAAAGCAGCCAAGGTGTGTTTGGAAAACG GCAGTCTTTGGGATCCCCAGTTGTCCTGGACTGTGTcagtggatggaggagagagactgatcaTCACAGTGGGTTTTAATACAGCTGAGTTCTCTGACGAATACCAGATATCCATCCAGAACACTCAACACTCACggcatgtcatgagggtaggtaTCTGTGGTCAACAACACTCACagcatgtcatgagggtaggtaTCTGTGGTCAACAACACTCACagcatgtcatgagggtaggtaTCTGTGGTCAACAACACTCACagcatgtcatgagggtaggtaTCTGTGGTCAACAACACTCACagcatgtcatgagggtag GTATCTGTGGTCAACAACACTCACAGCATGTCACGAGGGTAGGTATCTGTGGTCAACAACACTCACAACATGTCACGAGGGTAGGTATCTGTGGTCAACAACACTCACAGCATGTCACGAGGGTAGGTATCTGTGGTCAACAACACTCACAGCATGTCACGAGGGTAGGTATCTGTGGTCAACAACACTCACAGCATGTCACGAGGGTAGGTATCTGTGGTCAACAACACTCACAACATGTCACGAGGGTAGGTATCTGTGGTCAACAACACTCACAGCATGTCACGAGGGTAGGTATCTGTGGTCAACAACACTCACAGCATGTCACGAGGGTAGGTATCTGTGGTCAACAACACTCACAACATGTCACGAGGGTAG GTATCTGTGGTCAACAACACTCACAGCATGTCACGAGGGTAGGTATCTGTGGTCAACAACACTCACAGCATGTCACGAGGGTAGGTATCTGTGGTCAACAACACTCACAGCATGTCACGAGGGTAGGTATCTGTGGTCAACAACACTCACAACATGTCACGAGGGTAGGTATCTGTGGTCAACAACACTCACAACATGTCACGAGGGTAGGTATCTGTGGTCAACAACACTCACAACATGTCACGAGGGTAG GTATCTGTGGTCAACAACACTCACAGCATGTCACGAGGGTAGGTATCTGTGGTCAACAACACTCACAGCATGTCACGAGGGTAGGTATCTGTGGTCAACAACACTCACAGCATGTCACGAGGGTAGGTATCTGTGGTCAACAACACTCACAGCATGTCACGAGGGTAGGTATCTGTGGTCAACAACACTCACAACATGTCACGAGGGTAGGTATCTGTGGTCAACAACACTCACAGCATGTCACGAGGGTAGGTATCTGTGGTCAACAACACTCAATGATGAAACATCGGTAA
- the LOC118371659 gene encoding Kruppel-like factor 18 isoform X10, producing the protein MDLYCVWLIIFGLTLTSTLRILEWPPLNCTQLDLQCSVQINNCSDDGWIKPRHQAPNGPLWHSGSQQHVFVRRGESGDLLPVMSLSWSLQINGGVINGTSGTEVHVTEEDSNQSICVRYIFHNKIQNMMINWKPWTFSLDRVVVDPENNYSVSIYNLPKPDLGNYRLDKIFTIPGCKDPSIKAAKVCLENGSLWDPQLSWTVSVDGGERLIITVGFNTAEFSDEYQISIQNTQHSRHVMRVGICGQQHSQHVMRVGICGQQHSQHVMRVGICGQQHSQHVMRVGICGQQHSQHVMRVGICGQQHSQHVTRVGICGQQHSQHVTRVGICGQQHSQHVTRVGICGQQHSQHVTRVGICGQQHSQHVTRVGICGQQHSQHVTRVGICGQQHSQHVTRVGICGQQHSQHVTRVGICGQQHSQHVTRVGICGQQHSQHVTRVGICGQQHSQHVTRVGICGQQHSQHVTRVGICGQQHSQHVTRVGICGQQHSQHVTRVGICGQQHSQHVTRVGICGQQHSQHVTRVGICGQQHSQHVTRVGICGQQHSQHVTRVGICGQQHSQHVTRVGICGQQHSQHVTRVGICGQQHSQHVTRVGICGQQHSQHVTRVGICGQQHSMMKHR; encoded by the exons GATCTCCAATGCAGCGTTCAAATTA ATAACTGTTCAGACGACGGCTGGATTAAACCCAGACACCAGGCGCCTAACGGTCCTCTGTGGCACTCAGGTTCACAGCAGCATGTGTttgtgaggagaggggagagtggtgaTCTGCTACCCGTGATGTCTCTGAGCTGGAGCCTTCAGATCAATG GAGGTGTAATCAATGGGACCAGTGGGACCGAGGTGCACGTCACTGAAGAGGACAGCAATCAAAGCATATGTGTCCGATACATCTTCcataacaaaatacaaaacatgaTGATTAACTGGAAGCCG TGGACATTTTCCTTGGACAGAGTTGTGGTGGACCCCGAAAACAATTATTCTGTTTCGATCTACAATTTACCAAAACCAGACCTGGGGAATTACAGACTTGACAAAATCTTTACAATCCCAG GATGCAAGGATCCAAGCATAAAAGCAGCCAAGGTGTGTTTGGAAAACG GCAGTCTTTGGGATCCCCAGTTGTCCTGGACTGTGTcagtggatggaggagagagactgatcaTCACAGTGGGTTTTAATACAGCTGAGTTCTCTGACGAATACCAGATATCCATCCAGAACACTCAACACTCACggcatgtcatgagggtaggtaTCTGTGGTCAACAACACTCACagcatgtcatgagggtaggtaTCTGTGGTCAACAACACTCACagcatgtcatgagggtaggtaTCTGTGGTCAACAACACTCACagcatgtcatgagggtaggtaTCTGTGGTCAACAACACTCACagcatgtcatgagggtag GTATCTGTGGTCAACAACACTCACAGCATGTCACGAGGGTAGGTATCTGTGGTCAACAACACTCACAACATGTCACGAGGGTAGGTATCTGTGGTCAACAACACTCACAGCATGTCACGAGGGTAGGTATCTGTGGTCAACAACACTCACAGCATGTCACGAGGGTAGGTATCTGTGGTCAACAACACTCACAGCATGTCACGAGGGTAGGTATCTGTGGTCAACAACACTCACAACATGTCACGAGGGTAGGTATCTGTGGTCAACAACACTCACAGCATGTCACGAGGGTAGGTATCTGTGGTCAACAACACTCACAGCATGTCACGAGGGTAGGTATCTGTGGTCAACAACACTCACAACATGTCACGAGGGTAGGTATCTGTGGTCAACAACACTCACAACATGTCACGAGGGTAG GTATCTGTGGTCAACAACACTCACAGCATGTCACGAGGGTAGGTATCTGTGGTCAACAACACTCACAGCATGTCACGAGGGTAGGTATCTGTGGTCAACAACACTCACAGCATGTCACGAGGGTAGGTATCTGTGGTCAACAACACTCACAACATGTCACGAGGGTAGGTATCTGTGGTCAACAACACTCACAACATGTCACGAGGGTAGGTATCTGTGGTCAACAACACTCACAACATGTCACGAGGGTAG GTATCTGTGGTCAACAACACTCACAGCATGTCACGAGGGTAGGTATCTGTGGTCAACAACACTCACAGCATGTCACGAGGGTAGGTATCTGTGGTCAACAACACTCACAGCATGTCACGAGGGTAGGTATCTGTGGTCAACAACACTCACAGCATGTCACGAGGGTAGGTATCTGTGGTCAACAACACTCACAACATGTCACGAGGGTAGGTATCTGTGGTCAACAACACTCACAGCATGTCACGAGGGTAGGTATCTGTGGTCAACAACACTCAATGATGAAACATCGGTAA
- the LOC118371659 gene encoding Kruppel-like factor 18 isoform X1, with amino-acid sequence MDLYCVWLIIFGLTLTSTLRILEWPPLNCTQLDLQCSVQINNCSDDGWIKPRHQAPNGPLWHSGSQQHVFVRRGESGDLLPVMSLSWSLQINGGVINGTSGTEVHVTEEDSNQSICVRYIFHNKIQNMMINWKPWTFSLDRVVVDPENNYSVSIYNLPKPDLGNYRLDKIFTIPGCKDPSIKAAKVCLENGSLWDPQLSWTVSVDGGERLIITVGFNTAEFSDEYQISIQNTQHSRHVMRVGICGQQHSQHVMRVGICGQQHSQHVMRVGICGQQHSQHVMRVGICGQQHSQHVMRVGICGQQHSQHVTRVGICGQQHSQHVTRVGICGQQHSQHVTRVGICGQQHSQHVTRVGICGQQHSQHVTRVGICGQQHSQHVTRVGICGQQHSQHVTRVGICGQQHSQHVTRVGICGQQHSQHVTRVGICGQQHSQHVTRVGICGQQHSQHVTRVGICGQQHSQHVTRVGICGQQHSQHVTRVGICGQQHSQHVTRVGICGQQHSQHVTRVGICGQQHSQHVTRVGICGQQHSQHVTRVGICGQQHSQHVTRVGICGQQHSQHVTRVGICGQQHSQHVTRVGICGQQHSQHVTRVGICGQQHSQHVTRVGICGQQHSQHVTRVGICGQQHSQHVTRVGICGQQHSMMKHR; translated from the exons GATCTCCAATGCAGCGTTCAAATTA ATAACTGTTCAGACGACGGCTGGATTAAACCCAGACACCAGGCGCCTAACGGTCCTCTGTGGCACTCAGGTTCACAGCAGCATGTGTttgtgaggagaggggagagtggtgaTCTGCTACCCGTGATGTCTCTGAGCTGGAGCCTTCAGATCAATG GAGGTGTAATCAATGGGACCAGTGGGACCGAGGTGCACGTCACTGAAGAGGACAGCAATCAAAGCATATGTGTCCGATACATCTTCcataacaaaatacaaaacatgaTGATTAACTGGAAGCCG TGGACATTTTCCTTGGACAGAGTTGTGGTGGACCCCGAAAACAATTATTCTGTTTCGATCTACAATTTACCAAAACCAGACCTGGGGAATTACAGACTTGACAAAATCTTTACAATCCCAG GATGCAAGGATCCAAGCATAAAAGCAGCCAAGGTGTGTTTGGAAAACG GCAGTCTTTGGGATCCCCAGTTGTCCTGGACTGTGTcagtggatggaggagagagactgatcaTCACAGTGGGTTTTAATACAGCTGAGTTCTCTGACGAATACCAGATATCCATCCAGAACACTCAACACTCACggcatgtcatgagggtaggtaTCTGTGGTCAACAACACTCACagcatgtcatgagggtaggtaTCTGTGGTCAACAACACTCACagcatgtcatgagggtaggtaTCTGTGGTCAACAACACTCACagcatgtcatgagggtaggtaTCTGTGGTCAACAACACTCACagcatgtcatgagggtag GTATCTGTGGTCAACAACACTCACAGCATGTCACGAGGGTAGGTATCTGTGGTCAACAACACTCACAACATGTCACGAGGGTAGGTATCTGTGGTCAACAACACTCACAGCATGTCACGAGGGTAGGTATCTGTGGTCAACAACACTCACAGCATGTCACGAGGGTAGGTATCTGTGGTCAACAACACTCACAGCATGTCACGAGGGTAGGTATCTGTGGTCAACAACACTCACAACATGTCACGAGGGTAGGTATCTGTGGTCAACAACACTCACAGCATGTCACGAGGGTAGGTATCTGTGGTCAACAACACTCACAGCATGTCACGAGGGTAG GTATCTGTGGTCAACAACACTCACAACATGTCACGAGGGTAGGTATCTGTGGTCAACAACACTCACAGCATGTCACGAGGGTAGGTATCTGTGGTCAACAACACTCACAGCATGTCACGAGGGTAGGTATCTGTGGTCAACAACACTCACAGCATGTCACGAGGGTAGGTATCTGTGGTCAACAACACTCACAGCATGTCACGAGGGTAGGTATCTGTGGTCAACAACACTCACAGCATGTCACGAGGGTAGGTATCTGTGGTCAACAACACTCACAGCATGTCACGAGGGTAGGTATCTGTGGTCAACAACACTCACAACATGTCACGAGGGTAGGTATCTGTGGTCAACAACACTCACAACATGTCACGAGGGTAGGTATCTGTGGTCAACAACACTCACAACATGTCACGAGGGTAG GTATCTGTGGTCAACAACACTCACAGCATGTCACGAGGGTAGGTATCTGTGGTCAACAACACTCACAGCATGTCACGAGGGTAGGTATCTGTGGTCAACAACACTCACAGCATGTCACGAGGGTAGGTATCTGTGGTCAACAACACTCACAGCATGTCACGAGGGTAGGTATCTGTGGTCAACAACACTCACAACATGTCACGAGGGTAGGTATCTGTGGTCAACAACACTCACAGCATGTCACGAGGGTAGGTATCTGTGGTCAACAACACTCAATGATGAAACATCGGTAA
- the LOC118371659 gene encoding Kruppel-like factor 18 isoform X8 yields the protein MDLYCVWLIIFGLTLTSTLRILEWPPLNCTQLDLQCSVQINNCSDDGWIKPRHQAPNGPLWHSGSQQHVFVRRGESGDLLPVMSLSWSLQINGGVINGTSGTEVHVTEEDSNQSICVRYIFHNKIQNMMINWKPWTFSLDRVVVDPENNYSVSIYNLPKPDLGNYRLDKIFTIPGCKDPSIKAAKVCLENGSLWDPQLSWTVSVDGGERLIITVGFNTAEFSDEYQISIQNTQHSRHVMRVGICGQQHSQHVMRVGICGQQHSQHVMRVGICGQQHSQHVMRVGICGQQHSQHVMRVGICGQQHSQHVTRVGICGQQHSQHVTRVGICGQQHSQHVTRVGICGQQHSQHVTRVGICGQQHSQHVTRVGICGQQHSQHVTRVGICGQQHSQHVTRVGICGQQHSQHVTRVGICGQQHSQHVTRVGICGQQHSQHVTRVGICGQQHSQHVTRVGICGQQHSQHVTRVGICGQQHSQHVTRVGICGQQHSQHVTRVGICGQQHSQHVTRVGICGQQHSQHVTRVGICGQQHSQHVTRVGICGQQHSQHVTRVGICGQQHSQHVTRVGICGQQHSQHVTRVGICGQQHSQHVTRVGICGQQHSQHVTRVGICGQQHSMMKHR from the exons GATCTCCAATGCAGCGTTCAAATTA ATAACTGTTCAGACGACGGCTGGATTAAACCCAGACACCAGGCGCCTAACGGTCCTCTGTGGCACTCAGGTTCACAGCAGCATGTGTttgtgaggagaggggagagtggtgaTCTGCTACCCGTGATGTCTCTGAGCTGGAGCCTTCAGATCAATG GAGGTGTAATCAATGGGACCAGTGGGACCGAGGTGCACGTCACTGAAGAGGACAGCAATCAAAGCATATGTGTCCGATACATCTTCcataacaaaatacaaaacatgaTGATTAACTGGAAGCCG TGGACATTTTCCTTGGACAGAGTTGTGGTGGACCCCGAAAACAATTATTCTGTTTCGATCTACAATTTACCAAAACCAGACCTGGGGAATTACAGACTTGACAAAATCTTTACAATCCCAG GATGCAAGGATCCAAGCATAAAAGCAGCCAAGGTGTGTTTGGAAAACG GCAGTCTTTGGGATCCCCAGTTGTCCTGGACTGTGTcagtggatggaggagagagactgatcaTCACAGTGGGTTTTAATACAGCTGAGTTCTCTGACGAATACCAGATATCCATCCAGAACACTCAACACTCACggcatgtcatgagggtaggtaTCTGTGGTCAACAACACTCACagcatgtcatgagggtaggtaTCTGTGGTCAACAACACTCACagcatgtcatgagggtaggtaTCTGTGGTCAACAACACTCACagcatgtcatgagggtaggtaTCTGTGGTCAACAACACTCACagcatgtcatgagggtag GTATCTGTGGTCAACAACACTCACAGCATGTCACGAGGGTAGGTATCTGTGGTCAACAACACTCACAACATGTCACGAGGGTAGGTATCTGTGGTCAACAACACTCACAGCATGTCACGAGGGTAGGTATCTGTGGTCAACAACACTCACAGCATGTCACGAGGGTAGGTATCTGTGGTCAACAACACTCACAGCATGTCACGAGGGTAGGTATCTGTGGTCAACAACACTCACAACATGTCACGAGGGTAGGTATCTGTGGTCAACAACACTCACAGCATGTCACGAGGGTAG GTATCTGTGGTCAACAACACTCACAGCATGTCACGAGGGTAGGTATCTGTGGTCAACAACACTCACAGCATGTCACGAGGGTAGGTATCTGTGGTCAACAACACTCACAGCATGTCACGAGGGTAGGTATCTGTGGTCAACAACACTCACAGCATGTCACGAGGGTAGGTATCTGTGGTCAACAACACTCACAGCATGTCACGAGGGTAGGTATCTGTGGTCAACAACACTCACAGCATGTCACGAGGGTAGGTATCTGTGGTCAACAACACTCACAACATGTCACGAGGGTAGGTATCTGTGGTCAACAACACTCACAACATGTCACGAGGGTAGGTATCTGTGGTCAACAACACTCACAACATGTCACGAGGGTAG GTATCTGTGGTCAACAACACTCACAGCATGTCACGAGGGTAGGTATCTGTGGTCAACAACACTCACAGCATGTCACGAGGGTAGGTATCTGTGGTCAACAACACTCACAGCATGTCACGAGGGTAGGTATCTGTGGTCAACAACACTCACAGCATGTCACGAGGGTAGGTATCTGTGGTCAACAACACTCACAACATGTCACGAGGGTAGGTATCTGTGGTCAACAACACTCACAGCATGTCACGAGGGTAGGTATCTGTGGTCAACAACACTCAATGATGAAACATCGGTAA